DNA from Quercus lobata isolate SW786 chromosome 1, ValleyOak3.0 Primary Assembly, whole genome shotgun sequence:
TGCACAGCAAAAAGAAAGGACccagcagagagtaccggtatggtaccggccaaataccctccgaaggtcaagtcagaactattctcactgctctagagtgctagagagagTAAATTATACGTACCTTGGTtcgtgagggtgcttgggtttttatagtagtcgGGGTTGATcccttttccttggagtagaagtcttttccttataggagtcttcttagGCGTATTTTGTgggatcctttccatatagAAATCCCTCTTAGGTTTCATAAAACGTGGAGGACAAATCATTTATACACGCAAACGTGATTAGCAAGCATTCTTTGACTAGTGCCGTCAGCTTACATTATGCCTTCAGTCTTCATCCTGTCAGCTTCAGGATCACCTTTCAGCTTTATGATCCCGTCAGCCTCTGGGGGCCTCTGGTGCCTCTCCCTACATCTTTCGCCCACCATCAGTCATTAAATAAGGATCGACAGCCCAGTAGATACTGCCACTAATAAACCGTCGGCTTATTTTATTTGATCAATCtcttttatccttatcagttgccccctactccatatcTCCGTCATTTTTCATACTGACGGGTTATGGAGTTAACGTTTCCGTTGATTGTCATATTCTTTAAGGAGGCAGGAAAATTATTTACATGGGACTCCTCGAGCCGtcgtgcatttaatgctttggaCACGTGGCGAGTTCCCATTGGCTTTGCTTCTGACGAGGGCGTCGCTTCATCTTCCACGCCCTTCCATTCTATATATAAGGGGGTCCTCCTCCTCATTTCCCCTATTTCATCTTTGCTGAtctttgaaagagagagactgTCGCCCTAAATTCCGTCACCTTGTTCCTTAACTCCATCACCTCATGCATTGCTGCCTTTGAAGCCGTTTCTCCAAGAAAGTTTAACTCACCAGTAAGTTCTATTTCCTCTCCCCTTTTCATTTTTACTTATGCCTGTATAATTCATTAGTGAGGACGTCAGCTTAGGTACTTAGATTGGATCcatcacttgtaggtagtcagatgtcaagtgaCGCGTCGTGTGAGGAGTCGTCAGTCCGcgaaggagcgggctacgacgaggCCTTTGGTTCTGGTGATGAGTCAGAGGACTTCTTGCCTTCGTCAGAGAGAGGGACGTCGGCCCGATCTCCTGACGGTGATGAGAGTTATACTGAGGGGGATAAGGATGAAGTAGAAGAGGGAAGAGGAGAGGATGAAGGTGACGGGGATGATATAAATGTTAACGGAGATGATAAAAATGTTAACGGAAATGATATAAACATTGACAGAGATGATAGTGATGGAGATGAGGGACCCAATGAAGGAACTTCAGAGGGTCCAAGAGATAACCGTCCTTTCATTCTTCCTGAGAATTGGGCCGTCAACAAATTTTCACCTAGGATGAGTGATAAGGTTTTTAGGGAGTTGTGCACTCGCTACCAAATCCCAGACCATATCCCGATTCGTCTCCCTAGAGAGAATGAGAGTTGTTACTCAGAGAGAACCGCTGACGTGggcatgtatgatgccatgtttgctgTAGGCCTGAGATTACCGTTGACGACCCTATACTGTCAGCTGGCTGACTTCCTGGGCTTGTTTGTCACTCAAATTGCCCCAAATGCCTGGAGGACTTTCATAGGAGCTGAAATCTTGTGGGGCCGTCTAAGTGGAGGAAACCGTTAGCTTACCTTAGACGAATTCTTTTACTGCGACAGGCCCCATCATATCGCCTTGTCTAAAGGGACATACCATTTTAATGCCTGGGAGAAAAATTTGAGGCTGGTATCAGATATGCCAGATTCCAATAGGAACTggaaaagtatatattttttgttgaaggGACGGATTGGGTTTGCCGTCAGGAGGAATGGGCGATGATGCCCCATGGTTATTTTGACAACACTTGGGCTTTTGTCAGGGATTCAGGTTAATCTCGTCAACCATGTTCCTTTCGTTTTTGAAGTGACGCTActaacattcttttttttttttttaaaattttttttattattatttttttttcttttcagctcATACCCGTCCCCACGTAACCGACGAACATGAGGAGTTTATCCGTCGGGTTCTGGAAATCCCATTGGAGGAACGTAAGTGTAGGGATTTGATCACCCTTGACACTATTCATTTATATTGTGGGGGTCCAGAACCGTCAGCTGAAGCCCGAAAATTGGTTGATTTTTCCCGCCGACGTAAGTACTCCTTATCACCACCGTCAGTCTACTCCTCCGTCTCTTGTTCTaactattagttttttttttttttggttgtattgtAGAGATGGAATCTGCTAAATAGAGGGTAAGGGCTGCCGCAGCCCTtcagaaggaggagaagagggcAAAGGAGGCAAGGGGGGAGACGTCGTCAACCCCTAAGGCCGTCACTAAGCAGGCAAAGAGGAAGCCCGACGGGAGTGATGGCCGTCCGACTAAAAAGGCCGCCGTCACTCCTGGGGATTGTGTTGCAAAGGAAAAATCATCTCTCAAGCCAAGCCACGGTGCGGGCAAAGGGGTAATGACCTCCTTGGGTCTCGTCAATGAGGGCCCTTACCGCCTCCTAACCCACAAGGATTATGCCGTCGGGGAGGTTAAGTCCTTTATAAAGCCGACGGACATAGAGCCTTGTGATCTGTTAGGGACGGAGGATTTAGGGGCGTCAGTGCTTTTTTATCTCACCAGGGTATGCTTGCTACCTTTTGGTCGAACTGATTCTATTTTGCTTTGATGAACTTTGACTGACGGCTGTGTTCTTTTCTTAGGTCTTGGTGCGTGTTAAGGCCTTTCAAGACCGTTGCGTCGCGAAGGAGGGAGTCGTCACTCGGGTCCAGAAGCATAATACAAATCTGATGGATGAACAAGGGCAGTACAAGGATGTCATCCGTACGTTGAATCAAGAGCTGAAGGAAGTCAAGGAGAAGCTGGTAGAGGCTGACCGTCAGAATGACAAGCTCAAGGAGGAGGTGACGGATCTAGGCCAAAGGGTGCAGACGGCTGGGGCTAACGCGGTTCGAGACTTTAAAGCGACGCAATCGTTCATTGACTCTTGTGCCGAGTATTATGGCACTGGTTTTGACGATTGCCTTAAGCAGGTCGTGTCAGCATTCCCAGAGCTGGACCTGTCCGGAATTACAATGGATGGTGGAGATGATGGCTCCTCTCAGCCTAATCCTACTCCGGAGTTTAACGGTGTTGTTGTCCTAGCCCAACTTGCTGCAAACCCTCCTACCCCTACTTCCAATACTGTAGCTGCGATTGTAAACGTTGAAGATCAGCAAGCTAATAGGAATCCTGCTGACGCTCCCGCTCCCGCTCCCTAGTTcttctttatttgtattttatcctTGCATTTCAACCATTTTGCAAACAATCGTtgtactttaaatttttttgcaaacaATTGTTTAAGTGTCCGTTTGGTTTTCTCGGGGTTTTGTAGCTATATTTATTACATGGTATATTATTCCCGTTgctttagttattattattttttttaatcagtgaTTGAGTCGGACGAAGTCCTGGTAAACATTCCCGTCTGTTTTGGGAACCCCGTCAGTTTTTTTGAACTGGTTGGGAGACTCCGTCGGTATAGCCTTTTTTGCGACTTATGAGATATCCTTCTTATCTCGTCAGTTTCACGGGTTTTCCCCTTGGATTTTCGACTTTGTTCATCATTTTTCAAGGACCGTCAGCTTGGTTGCACTATCCAAGTAATGGTTCCGTCGCTTTTGGCCCGTCGGCTTTGAAGATTCGCTCGTCAATTGTCACCATTTTTATTACTTTACTGACCTTAATGTGGCCGtcaattttctaattttcaatcaTCTTATGGGCTTAATGTAAAGCTCGTTGGTTCTATAATGGCCCCGTCCGTTTGGTGAGACCGTCAGCTTTTTTGCTTTAGTCTGTCACGGGCTTGATGAGCATGTCATCTTTTGTAGGCTCGTTGGTTTTAGAACCTTGTCCATATGATGATAACCTCATCTATTAGGTGGGACCGttagctttttagctttagTCTGTCATAGGCTTGATGAGCTTGTCATCTTTTGTAGGCTCGTTGGTTTTAGGACCttgtccatatgatgatagccTTATCTATTAGGTGGGGCtgtcagctttttagctttgGCCTTGATGACCTTGTCATCTTTGTAGGCCTGTTGGTTTTTGAAACCTTGTCCATATGATGGTAGTCTTGTTTGTTTAGTgagaccgtcagctttttagtcCGTGTGTTATGGACttagttgtttttgttgttcaCTTTTGTGAACTTAGTTGTCCACTTCTGTGGACTTTAAACCGTAGATTTCTAAAATAGATACTTCAGCAATTttgaataaactcctcttattgccatgcatttgtaaataaaagtaattctaaaaccaaatcctgccttttgggcttaaaacaaaaaagaggtattgttgcaaaaaactaaagtaaatgataaagCTGAGGAGTAAGACTAAAATTTGCTGAAATGTTAATAAAAAAGGTTGGTCTTCATGTTGCCGCTCCTACTGGTAATACTttcgtaggtgctcggtgttccatggGTGTGGCAGTTTCTGTCCTTCTAACGTCTCTAGGTGGTAAGTGCCTTTCTTCTGCCATGACGTaactcggtaaggtccttcccaattggggccgagtttcccttgggtagggtccctagcggcgcccatgacctttctaagaacgAGATCTCCAAGTTGGAAGTCTCTATGTCGGACccgagagttgtagtgtttggcCATGCGGTCCTGGTACCTAacgagcctttgttctgctgCCGCCCTGATCTCGTCCACTAGGTCAAGCTATAGTCGCATTACCTCGTCGTTTTTGTTCTCATCatggttgtgcaccctgtagctCGTGAGCCCAATTTCGGCCGGGATGACTGCTTCGCTTCCGTACATCAGTCGGAACGGTGTCTTTCCTGTGGGTGTCCTTGCCGTCGTTCTGTATGCCCATACTATGCTTGGCAATTCTtcaggccatataccctttgccccctcgagctgagtcttgataatcttgagcaaagatcggttcgtgacttcgacctggccattagcctgagggtgggcaggggaggagtagtggttctttattcctaactATGAGCAAAAATCTTGGAAGGAATCGTTGTCGAATTGCCTCTCGTTGTCCAAGacaaagactctaggaatgccaaacctaCATATGATGCATCTCCAGACAAAGTTTCGTACGTTCTTCTCCGTAATGGTGGCCAAAatttcagcttccacccattttgtaaagtagtcAATGCCCACCACTAAGAACTTCAGCTGTCGTATTGCTATAAGGAATggtcccataatatctaacccccattgtgcaaacggCCATGGGGCCGGCATCGGGGTCAGCTCTTTGGTTGGttgtctaataatattgttgaacctttggcatttgtcATAGGTCCTGACATAAGTttcggcgtccttctgcatggtgggccaatagtacctTGCTCGCACAAGCTTGTGTACCAATGATTTAGACCATGAatggtttccgcagattccttcatgtacctctctcatgacgtaTTCTGCTTCTTCCGTACCCAAGCATCTTAGATATGGTcgggagaagcctcttttgtacagGACGTCTTTTATTAGGACGAACCTTGCCGCCTGGACCTTCAGTTTTCTTGCAGCCTCCTTTCCTTCTAGTAAGACCCCGTCTTTTaagtatgaaactaacggcGTGGTCCAGCTACTGTCAGAGCCTATTTCCTGCATGTTGCTGGGATCTATTAATGGAGAAAGCTgaacaaaagagagtacattaccagggatgaccatATGTTCTGCTGAAGTGGCCTTTGCGAGGCGATCGGCTTGCTCATTTTCTCCTCTAGGAATTTGGACAATTTTCGCTTCTAGGTCATCCACTCTCGCCCTTACTTGATCAAGGTACCTTTTCATCCTTTCGCCCTTGCACTCgtagtctccatttatttggttagtaATGACTTGAGAGtcgcagtagatgactaccctTGTGGCTCCTGCTGCTTTGGCGAGGTTGAGTCTTGCTATTAATGCttcatactctgattcattgttggtaGCGGGGAAGTCAAGATGGACCATACATTCAATTGTATCTCCTTTAGGTGATAGTAGCACGATGCCGGCCCCTCCGACTTGTTTgttggatgatccgtccatATATATGCTCCAATGAGGGGATTCTTCTACTCCCTTGTCTTCGTCGTGAGTGAATTCTGCTATGAAATCTACGACGATCTGTCCCTTGATGGCGGTTTACGGGTGGTACTGGATATCAAATTTGCTCAACTCTATAGCCCATAATGCTAATCGACCCGCAGCCTCAGGATTGCTCATAGCCCGTCGCAAGGGCTTGTCAGTCAGGACGTTCaccgtatgggcttgaaagtacggtttgagcttgcgggcCACTGTAactaatgcaaaggcaagtttttccataggcgggtatctttcttcaGCACCGTGAAGCGCTCGGCTCACGTAGTATACGggtttttgtactttttcttcttctttaactAAGGCAGCACTGATGGCTGCgggggagacggctagatagagaaaaagctcttctcCTGACTGTGACGGGCTTAGCAGTGGTGGGGAGGAGAGATAAGCTTTCAACTCCTCGAATGCTTGCTAGTATTCGGCAGTCCACTTGAACGATCTCTTCAGCGTGCGGAAGAAGGGCAAACATTTGTCCGTCGTGCTTGACACGAACCTATTCAGTGCCGCTATTtttccgttgaggctttgcacctccttcacatttcttggtggcGCCATCTCCATAATGGCCCGGATCTTGTCTGGGTTTGCCTCGATTCCCCTTTGGGACACCACaaatcctaggaattttcccGCCGTCACTCCAAAGGCGCATTTTCCtggattgagtttcatgttgtaaGAGCGAAGGGTGTtgaatgtttctttgagatcttcCAGATGATTttcctcccttcggcttttTACTAGCATGTCGTCAACATAGAcctggacattcctcccaatctactgcgcgaacattttgttcatgagtctTTGGTACGTTGCGCCTACGTTCTtcaggccgaagggcatcactttgtaacagaagaggccttgactGGTCACGAACGAAGTTTTTTCCTAATCAACTTcgtgcattcggatttggttgtaccctgagaaagtgtccatgaagctcagcaactgGTGTCTGGCCGTTGAGTCTATTAGGACGTCGACCCTTGggaggggatagctatctttggggCAGGCTTTGTTaaggtcggtgaagtccacacacatccgCCATTTTCCGCTAGctttttgaccattactacgTTCGctagccaatcgggatagtatacttccctAATGAAGTTTGCTTCCTGTAGTTTTTGGACTTCTTCTACTATGGCCCGATCTCGTTCgggggcaaacactctcttcttctgtcg
Protein-coding regions in this window:
- the LOC115950467 gene encoding uncharacterized protein LOC115950467; this translates as MDGSSNKQVGGAGIVLLSPKGDTIECMVHLDFPATNNESEYEALIARLNLAKAAGATRVVIYCDSQVITNQINGDYECKGERMKRYLDQVRARVDDLEAKIVQIPRGENEQADRLAKATSAEHMVIPGNVLSFVQLSPLIDPSNMQEIGSDSSWTTPLVSYLKDGVLLEGKEAARKLKVQAARFVLIKDVLYKRGFSRPYLRCLGTEEAEYVMREVHEGICGNHSWSKSLVHKLVRARYYWPTMQKDAETYVRTYDKCQRFNNIIRQPTKELTPMPAPWPFAQWGLDIMGPFLIAIRQLKFLVVGIDYFTKWVEAEILATITEKNVRNFVWRCIICRFGIPRVFVLDNERQFDNDSFQDFCS